From a region of the Primulina eburnea isolate SZY01 chromosome 7, ASM2296580v1, whole genome shotgun sequence genome:
- the LOC140836167 gene encoding protein RGF1 INDUCIBLE TRANSCRIPTION FACTOR 1 → MIGHRIRSKKRKPADWVTDLLHSKFFGACVDHGDLRKNEMNYFCIDCMVCLCKHCVTSSAHDCLHRLLQICKYVYHDVVRLQDIQRYLDCSEIQAYKINGEKAVHLNPRPHLKEAKFSKAKVGGGAAYCKACERHIQDLPNRFCSIACKVSMDTKIFINKTNKVVSLPISEVDDIPSFESECTKENGYDSPFSLTESSEVIQEWVGSSLRRPKMLSKRKCLPRRAPLF, encoded by the exons ATG ATTGGACACAGAATCCGATCGAAGAAGCGAAAACCAGCGGACTGGGTTACCGATTTACTTCACAGTAAATTCTTCGGCGCCTGCGTGGATCATGGCGATTTGAGGAAGAACGAGATGAACTATTTCTGCATCGATTGTATGGTTTGCTTATGTAAGCATTGCGTCACTTCTTCGGCTCACGATTGCCTCCATCGCCTGCTGCAAATCTGCAAGTATGTCTACCACGACGTCGTTAGGCTCCAGGATATCCAGAGATATCTCGACTGTTCCGAAATTCAA GCGTACAAAATCAACGGCGAAAAAGCTGTTCATTTGAACCCCCGACCACATTTAAAAGAGGCAAAATTTTCAAAAGCTAAGGTCGGCGGCGGCGCTGCTTATTGCAAAGCATGTGAGAGACACATACAAGACTTGCCTAATCGCTTCTGCTCTATTGCTTGCAAG GTGTCTATGGATAcgaaaatttttataaataaaacgaACAAGGTCGTCTCGTTGCCAATCTCAGAGGTTGACGATATCCCAAGTTTCGAGTCCGAATGTACGAAGGAAAATGGATATGATTCACCATTCTCTTTAACAGAGTCTTCGGAAGTAATTCAAGAGTGGGTTGGTTCATCTCTAAGGCGGCCTAAGATGTTGAGTAAGAGGAAGTGTTTGCCTAGGAGAGCTCCTTTGTTTTAA